One Nicotiana tomentosiformis chromosome 1, ASM39032v3, whole genome shotgun sequence genomic window, ATGTGGATTAGAGAGAAATAAGAACATGCCTACAGTAGAAAGTAGGCCTCCTTCCCTATCCCAATGACTTGGTTGGTGTGGAACGTTAGGAGTATAAACAAAAGATACAAGAAGAAAGATCTCTCAACATATATGAAGAATAAACATATCAAACTAGCTGGATTGCTCGAAACTAGAGTCAAAGAATCAAATGTGAAGAGAGTTATCAAAAACATACTACCATAATGGGCATTGCAGTATAACTACCAGAAAGTTGTGGATGGCAGAATATGGCTCACCTGGGATCCAAATGTGTATAGTGTTGATGTTGAAAGAGTGGAGGCTCAAATTATATGCTGCCTAGTTAAAGAAAAATTAGATGGATTTGAAGCATATCTAACATTGGTATATGGCTTCAATACAGTTAATCAAAGAAAGGAGTTATGGACAAGTATGGCTGATATATATGTACACACAAATAAACCATGGCTGATAGGTGGTGATTTTAATGCTATGTTATATACACAAGACAAGATGTATGACAACCCTGTGATACTGAATGAAATTACTAACTTTTCTGATTGCATATACAATCTATTATTGAATGAACTACTATAGAGAGGATACTACTATACCTGGGCCAATAATTTACAGGGGGCAGAAAGGATTGTGATCAGAATTGATAGGATCTTTGGCAATGATAGCTGGATGATGAACTAGGGTCATGTGCACACAGAATATGATATACCTTTAATATCTGGCCACTCACCAATGCTTGTCTATATAAAGACTGTGAAACTTAACATTAGAACTCCTTTTAGGTTTTTTAATGTATGGGCCTCTCATGATGAGCTTGATACAATTGTTAGCAATCTATGGAGAAGAAAGGAAGTCAATGATCAAATGGAGAACATTTGGAAGAAACTAAAAGCTCTGAAACCTCTATTCAAAAGTCTTAATACTAATGAGTATAAGAGCATTGCTGAGAGAATTGAAAATGCCAAGGTTGATCTTATTCAAGTCTAGGAGGAAATGAGGATGCAATATTCAGATAATCTACTACTACTAGAGAAGACTATCATACAAAACTTGGAGAAGTGGTCCCTCATTGAGAAAAGTGTCCTCAAACATATGGCTAGAGTGAAATGGATCAAGCTAGGAGATGTTAATACCAAGTACTTCTCTGTTATAATGAAGGAGTGaagtcaaataaagcatatacTAGAGATATACAATGATGATGGAATAAAATTGGCTACTCCTACTAGCATTAAAGAGGAGATAGTTAAATTTTATAAGAGCTTGATGGGAACTGTTGCTGCATCTTTGCCTGATATCAATAAGGAAACTATAGAAAATGGACCTAAACTCACTCATGAACAACAATTGAGCTTATGTGTGGAAGTAACAGAGGAGGTGATATATGCAGTATTATGTGCAATACATGAAGATAAGGCCCCTAGAGTGGATGGATATAACTCTTGTTTCTTCAAAAGAGCATGTCCACTGATCAAAAGTGATGTAGTGAGAGCAATTAAGGATTTCTTTACTACTGGcaagtaggggtgttcatggttcggtttgggtcgatttttccctaaaaagaaaccaaactaagtaagtcgatttttcaaatattggaaccaaaccaaaccaattaagtcggttttttatagATTCGGTTTTTATCGGTTTTTCGGTTATTTGTCGGTTTTTTTTAAATATGAGatatacactaccaaacgcatattccggcgagtacattttcaacgtaacgctatcaaaccaattgctctttgagaaatctatcatttaccaagatatattgatgataattgactcaaatagtgatgaataacttaagtactcaattaaaaatcgattatttttaacatgaaataaattcttgtacttaataaaaaaaaactatcaatcaaactagaaggcaaagaattagattattataatagcaaagaactagactaaaaatacaaatgactaatatgtaccataaaattttagaaattttatataaaaatatacatatatataagtgtaataataaatttaaatagatacttttatagtcggtttggttcggtttttttattaaaaccaaaaccaaatcaaatttgatcgggttttaaaatttaaaaccaaaaccaaaccaaacctaaaaatatCGGTGTTTTTGGTCGGTTTATTTtggttttcggtttggttcggtttttcgggtttttatgaacactCCTACTGGCAAGCTATATAAAGCCATAAATTGCACTGCATTTATACTGGTACCTAAGGCGAGCAATCCTGCAACAACATTTGATTTCAGACCTATTGTCTGCTGCTCATTTCTATATAAGATCATCTCAAAGGTGCTGGCAAATAGATTACAGAAAGTCATAGCAAACATCATTAATGAAGCACAAAGTTGTTTCATTCTTGGGAGGAAAATTACAGACAACATCATCCTGGCTCACGAGCTTGTCAAAGCTTATACAAAGAAGAATACCTCTACTAGATGCATAATCAAAATAGACCTGACCAAGGCCTATGATTATGTGGAGTGGATCATCTTGGAGCAGGTCATGGTTGAGCTAGAATTCCCTAGAAGATTTCAAGAGTAGGTTCTAACCTATGTTAATACTGTGAGCTATTCAATTGTAATGAATGGAGAACCTTCAGTTCCTTTCCCAGCAACTAAAGGATTGAGACAAGGCGATCCTATTTCACCTTTCTTATTTGCAATTGTAATGGAGTACTTGAGTAGAAGCCTCAAAGGATTACAAAAGGAGAAGGAGTATAAATTCCACCCTAGGTGTTCAAAGCTAAGTATTACGCATCTAAGTTTTGTTGATGATTTACTCTTATTTGCAAGAGGTGATATACCTTATGGTACTCAGCTTCAACAATGCCTTAACCAATTTTATAGAGCATCAGGACTACAAGCTAATCAGACTAAGAGTTTTATCTACAATGGAGGTGTTACACAAGTAGTCAAAGATGAGATGCAACAAAGATTTGGTTACTCCAGAGGTGAACTCCCAGTAAAATACTTAGAAGTGTCTCTATCTACTAAGAACATGTCCTTAGCTCAATGGCAACCTTTGATAGAGAAAATTGTAGCTAGAATCTCCTTCTGGACAACCAAAAACTGTCTTATGCAGGTATGATTCAGTTAGTGTAATTCAGTTCTGTTTGGTATACAAGTTTATTGGTCACAATTATTCCTAATCCCAAACAAAGTTCTCAAAACAATAGAGGCTTACTGTATGAGTTATGTATGGTCTGGTTCTAATGTTATCACAAGAAGATCACTTGTGTCTTGGGAGAAAATGTGTACACCTAAGAGTGTAGGAGGTCTAAACCTCATCAACCTTAAACTTTGGAATAAGGTTGCTGCTGCTAAAAATCACTGGGATCTTGCATATAAGGTGGACAAGCTGTGGATTAGGTGGATCAGTTCCTATTATATAAAAAACCAACAGCTAGATGACATGCCAATTCCTCAACAGGCTTCTTGGCTGGTCAGAAAGATGATTGGAGTAAGGGATATAGTGGGCCTAAGTCAGACAATGACTTAAGGAAAATGCAGCATGATCAGACAACTCTACTACCAGATGCTGGGTCAACTACCTGGAGTGGAATGGAAAATCTCAATATTTACAAATGAAGCAAGAGCCAAAGCTAAGTTTACAATATTGATGTACCTTCAAAACAAACTACTTACAAGTGATAGACTTCTACAGTGGGGTATTCCAGTGGACACAATATGTGTCATGTGTC contains:
- the LOC138910758 gene encoding uncharacterized protein, coding for MRMQYSDNLLLLEKTIIQNLEKWSLIEKSVLKHMARVKWIKLGDVNTNIKEEIVKFYKSLMGTVAASLPDINKETIENGPKLTHEQQLSLCVEVTEEVIYAVLCAIHEDKAPRVDGYNSCFFKRACPLIKSDVVRAIKDFFTTGK
- the LOC108945243 gene encoding uncharacterized protein — its product is MNGEPSVPFPATKGLRQGDPISPFLFAIVMEYLSRSLKGLQKEKEYKFHPRCSKLSITHLSFVDDLLLFARGDIPYGTQLQQCLNQFYRASGLQANQTKSFIYNGGVTQVVKDEMQQRFGYSRGELPVKYLEVSLSTKNMSLAQWQPLIEKIVARISFWTTKNCLMQVAAAKNHWDLAYKVDKLWIRWISSYYIKNQQLDDMPIPQQASWLMLGQLPGVEWKISIFTNEARAKAKFTILMYLQNKLLTSDRLLQWGIPVDTICVMCQLHNKSRNHLFVECVFAQRTWNKVLMWLQKQPHGLNSWNQHWRWAMENAKGKSQADATFKMIYAEIIHMIWCERNNRVFEKAGRDVEEIARTIA